The genome window ACGGCCGCCATCATGGAAGGTGCACGCGATGGCAAGACCGTCGCAGAACTCATGTCGGACGGCGCAAAAATCCTGACACGCGCCGATGTAATGGAAGGCGTGGCGGAAATGATTCCGGACATCCAGGTAGAAGCCACCTTCCCCGACGGCAGCAAGCTGGTCACCGTGCACCATCCGATTCCCTGAGCGCCGATTACGAAAGAGGAAACCATATGATCCCAGGAGAAATGTTGGTGGAACCCGGCGACATCGAACTCAATGTCGGTCGCGCCACCGCTACTGTCAAGGTTGCCAATAGCGGCGACCGTCCGATCCAGGTCGGTTCGCATTTTCATTTTTATGAAACCAATCCGGCGCTGAAATTTGACCGCGCAATCGGCTATGGCATGCGCCTGAATATCACCGCCGGTACCGCCGTGCGCTTTGAGCCGGGCCAGGAACGCACGGTCGAGCTGGTTGCACTGGCCGGCGACCGCAAGGTCTATGGCTTCAACGGCAAAGTCATGGGTGCGCTGGATAAGAAGGAAGGCAAATAATGAGCAAGATATCGCGTCAGGCTTATGCCGAAATATTCGGCCCGACCACCGGCGACCGTTTGCGTTTGGCAGATACCGAATTATTCATTGAAATCGAAAAGGACTTCACCACCTACGGCGAAGAAGTGAAGTTCGGCGGCGGCAAGGTGATTCGCGACGGCATGGGCCAGTCGCAACGCAATTACAAGGATGTGATGGAT of Janthinobacterium sp. Marseille contains these proteins:
- a CDS encoding urease subunit gamma; this translates as MELTPREKDKLLIFTAALLAERRQARGLKLNYPEAIALITAAIMEGARDGKTVAELMSDGAKILTRADVMEGVAEMIPDIQVEATFPDGSKLVTVHHPIP
- a CDS encoding urease subunit beta; the protein is MIPGEMLVEPGDIELNVGRATATVKVANSGDRPIQVGSHFHFYETNPALKFDRAIGYGMRLNITAGTAVRFEPGQERTVELVALAGDRKVYGFNGKVMGALDKKEGK